From a single Nocardioides sp. dk884 genomic region:
- a CDS encoding bifunctional 3-(3-hydroxy-phenyl)propionate/3-hydroxycinnamic acid hydroxylase: MTATSHLDTDVLVIGAGPVGLTLANLVALRGHRATVLEARTELIDYPRGVGLDDEAIRTLRTAGLWEQIEQFTVPHHVVRLVNGKGKVLATNDPQTQEFGFPRKHGFNQPVVDRELAKGLGRFADSSLRFGHRVIDLVDHGDHVSVTAETVDEHGAVTGTASFTARYVVGCEGGSSFTRKWMGVEFVGKSPSTRWVVVDVENDPIGAPNVYLGADPERPYVSIGLPQGIRRWEFMLHDDEATELCDDREFMNGLLSRFVPDPDALQIINQRTFTHHGRVASDFRKGNVLLAGDAAHLMPVWLGQGWNSGMRDATNLAWKLTAVLNGDATEALLDTYTLERHKHVSDMIDVNMTAGTVMKMKPLGGWVRDRAASALNLVPTWKSYFTELRFKPMPRYAAGVVVDQVTMEPGTAQASFKGSRLAPFVDSPGAASPVGLQFIQPRVNTTDARDVLLDDVTGDWWALATWGTNPTTYLSAEDLELARRHGVKLLSFIPETQREWAEKQYADSPAPVTVVGDTSGALKRWFDVRSCGLVILRPDHFIAAAALNQQASQALAAVAEAASLSPVTSSKGALA, encoded by the coding sequence ATGACCGCCACCTCACACCTCGACACCGACGTCCTCGTCATCGGCGCCGGTCCCGTCGGGCTGACCCTCGCCAACCTCGTGGCCCTGCGCGGTCATCGCGCGACGGTCCTCGAGGCTCGCACCGAGCTCATCGACTACCCGCGCGGCGTCGGCCTGGACGACGAGGCGATCCGCACCCTGCGCACCGCCGGGTTGTGGGAGCAGATCGAGCAGTTCACCGTCCCGCACCACGTCGTACGCCTCGTCAACGGCAAGGGCAAGGTCCTCGCGACCAACGACCCGCAGACGCAGGAGTTCGGCTTCCCCCGCAAGCACGGCTTCAACCAGCCGGTGGTCGACCGCGAGCTCGCCAAGGGCCTGGGCCGCTTCGCCGACTCCTCCCTGCGCTTCGGGCACCGCGTGATCGACCTCGTGGACCACGGTGACCACGTCAGCGTCACCGCGGAGACCGTCGACGAGCACGGTGCCGTGACCGGCACCGCCTCCTTCACCGCGCGCTACGTCGTGGGCTGCGAGGGCGGCAGCTCCTTCACCCGCAAGTGGATGGGCGTGGAGTTCGTGGGCAAGTCGCCCTCGACCCGCTGGGTCGTGGTCGACGTCGAGAACGACCCGATCGGCGCCCCCAACGTCTACCTCGGCGCGGACCCGGAGCGTCCCTACGTCTCCATCGGTCTGCCCCAGGGGATCCGCCGTTGGGAGTTCATGCTCCACGACGACGAGGCGACCGAGCTGTGCGATGACCGCGAGTTCATGAACGGGCTGCTCTCGCGCTTCGTGCCGGACCCGGACGCGCTGCAGATCATCAACCAGCGCACCTTCACCCACCACGGTCGTGTGGCCTCGGACTTCCGCAAGGGCAACGTCCTGCTCGCCGGCGACGCGGCGCACCTGATGCCGGTGTGGCTGGGCCAGGGCTGGAACTCCGGCATGCGCGACGCGACCAACCTCGCGTGGAAGCTGACCGCCGTGCTCAACGGCGACGCCACCGAGGCGCTGCTCGACACCTACACCCTCGAGCGCCACAAGCACGTCTCGGACATGATCGACGTCAACATGACGGCCGGCACGGTCATGAAGATGAAGCCGCTCGGCGGCTGGGTCCGCGACCGCGCCGCCTCGGCGCTCAACTTGGTGCCGACGTGGAAGTCGTACTTCACCGAGCTGCGGTTCAAGCCGATGCCGCGGTACGCCGCCGGCGTCGTCGTCGACCAGGTCACGATGGAGCCGGGCACCGCCCAGGCCAGCTTCAAGGGCTCGCGGCTCGCGCCGTTCGTCGACTCCCCCGGCGCGGCCTCCCCCGTCGGCCTGCAGTTCATCCAGCCGCGGGTCAACACCACCGACGCCCGCGACGTGCTGCTCGACGACGTCACCGGCGACTGGTGGGCGCTGGCGACCTGGGGCACCAACCCCACGACGTACCTCTCCGCGGAGGACCTGGAGCTGGCGCGCCGCCACGGCGTCAAGCTGCTGAGCTTCATCCCCGAGACGCAGCGCGAGTGGGCCGAGAAGCAGTACGCCGACTCCCCCGCTCCGGTCACCGTCGTCGGCGACACCTCCGGCGCCCTCAAGCGCTGGTTCGACGTCCGCTCCTGCGGCCTGGTCATCCTGCGCCCCGACCACTTCATCGCCGCGGCCGCGCTCAACCAGCAGGCCTCCCAGGCCCTGGCCGCCGTGGCCGAGGCCGCATCGCTGTCCCCCGTCACCTCCTCGAAGGGAGCACTCGCATGA
- a CDS encoding 3-carboxyethylcatechol 2,3-dioxygenase, translating to MSLAMVCMSHSPLLEFNDPSPAVKAEVDAAFATARAFVEDFAPTLVLAFAPDHYNGFFYDLMPPFCIGYEALGVGDYDTAEGPLVVPTGLAERLAEWVADRDLDVAISRKMELDHGAIQPLEILFGGIDAVPTIPVFVNGVAKPFVKMSRVRKLGEAIGSFLATLEDERVLVIGSGGLSHDPPVPQWATADDDQRALLLNGRHPTAAARDARQQRVIDTGKAFAAGTATIQDLNPEWDQALMDVLASGDLSPIDAMTPEQMAKDAGNSAHEVRTWVAAFAALGAAGSYEVTSSYYRPIREYIAGFGVMTARTTD from the coding sequence ATGAGCCTCGCGATGGTCTGCATGTCGCACAGCCCGCTGCTGGAGTTCAACGACCCGTCGCCCGCGGTCAAGGCCGAGGTCGACGCGGCGTTCGCCACCGCGCGCGCGTTCGTGGAGGACTTCGCGCCGACGCTGGTCCTCGCCTTCGCGCCCGACCACTACAACGGCTTCTTCTATGACCTGATGCCGCCGTTCTGCATCGGCTACGAGGCGCTCGGTGTCGGCGACTACGACACCGCCGAGGGCCCGCTGGTCGTCCCGACCGGTCTCGCCGAGCGGCTCGCGGAGTGGGTCGCCGACCGCGACCTCGACGTCGCGATTTCCCGCAAGATGGAGCTCGACCACGGCGCCATCCAGCCCCTGGAGATCCTCTTCGGCGGCATCGACGCCGTGCCGACGATCCCGGTCTTCGTCAACGGCGTCGCCAAGCCGTTCGTGAAGATGTCGCGGGTGCGCAAGCTCGGCGAGGCGATCGGCTCGTTCCTCGCGACGCTGGAGGACGAGCGCGTCCTGGTCATCGGCTCGGGCGGGCTCTCCCACGACCCGCCGGTGCCGCAGTGGGCCACGGCCGACGACGACCAGCGTGCCCTGCTGCTCAACGGCCGCCACCCCACTGCTGCGGCCCGCGACGCCCGCCAGCAGCGCGTCATCGACACGGGCAAGGCGTTCGCCGCCGGCACCGCGACCATCCAGGACCTCAACCCCGAGTGGGACCAGGCCCTGATGGACGTGCTCGCCTCGGGCGACCTCTCTCCCATCGACGCGATGACACCGGAGCAGATGGCGAAGGACGCCGGCAACTCCGCGCACGAGGTCCGCACCTGGGTGGCCGCCTTCGCCGCCCTCGGCGCGGCCGGGAGCTACGAGGTCACCTCGTCGTACTACCGCCCGATCCGGGAGTACATCGCCGGCTTCGGCGTGATGACCGCGCGCACCACCGACTGA
- a CDS encoding SigE family RNA polymerase sigma factor — MDEQALDREFAEWAAGTERALLRSAYLICGDLHRAQDLVQEALVKVAQRWPRLREGSPTAYARTIVLRDHVSWWRRRRLEVLTEDPGAREHAAVSSDPDTALVVRRALARLTPAQRAVLVLRHFDDLTERETADALGIAIGTVKSQNAAALARLRTGAPELLELIGRTP, encoded by the coding sequence GTGGACGAGCAGGCGCTGGACCGGGAGTTCGCCGAGTGGGCGGCGGGCACGGAGCGCGCGCTGCTGCGCTCGGCGTACCTGATCTGCGGCGACCTGCACCGCGCGCAGGACCTGGTCCAGGAGGCACTGGTCAAGGTCGCCCAGCGCTGGCCGCGGCTCCGCGAGGGCAGCCCGACCGCCTACGCCCGCACCATCGTGCTGCGCGACCACGTCTCCTGGTGGCGCCGCCGCCGGCTCGAGGTGCTGACCGAGGATCCCGGTGCCCGCGAGCACGCCGCGGTCTCCTCGGACCCCGACACCGCCCTCGTCGTACGACGCGCGCTGGCCAGGTTGACCCCGGCGCAGCGCGCTGTGCTGGTGCTGCGTCACTTCGACGACCTGACCGAACGCGAGACCGCCGATGCCCTGGGGATCGCGATCGGGACCGTGAAGAGCCAGAACGCCGCCGCACTGGCGCGGCTGCGAACCGGTGCCCCGGAGCTGCTCGAGCTGATCGGGAGGACCCCATGA
- a CDS encoding PP2C family protein-serine/threonine phosphatase → MSFLIADLSGRALVRLAHVPLAPGQGAGHDPALRRERRDDEESATVLPFDGGPGEQAVRTQAVQVLAPGDAGADGELAHLWRVLAPVTERGEAIGLLEMFLPDEPDHEVVAELAELAHLLAFVVIANRRHTDLFDWAERSQQFSLSAEIQQRLLPEARTCEAASFTLAGWLEPAADIGGDTFDYSLARDWLHLSLTDAMGHGVDAALTASMCLGGLRGARRRGMSLIEQVTLTNDALADHAASRAGEDFVAGLIGRVELQTGRLDLVNAGHVPPYLLRDGALTVLECDADLPLGMFAESGYASTQVTLEPGDRIVFVTDGMLERNAADFDLPGAISETENLHPREVVRALSDTALAAAGHALQDDATVLVLDWHGWHEGSRTAASGADPSRASDRLP, encoded by the coding sequence GTGTCCTTCCTCATCGCCGACCTGTCGGGGCGGGCGCTGGTGCGCCTGGCGCACGTGCCGCTCGCGCCGGGCCAGGGGGCCGGGCATGATCCCGCGCTGCGGCGCGAGCGCCGCGACGACGAGGAGTCCGCGACGGTGCTCCCGTTCGACGGGGGACCCGGGGAGCAGGCGGTGCGCACCCAGGCGGTCCAGGTGCTCGCCCCGGGTGACGCGGGGGCAGACGGCGAGCTGGCGCATCTGTGGCGCGTGCTGGCCCCGGTGACCGAGCGGGGCGAGGCGATCGGGCTGCTCGAGATGTTCTTGCCGGACGAGCCGGATCACGAGGTCGTCGCCGAGCTCGCCGAGCTGGCGCACCTCCTGGCGTTCGTCGTGATCGCCAACCGCCGGCACACGGACCTGTTCGACTGGGCGGAGCGCAGCCAGCAGTTCAGCCTCTCCGCAGAGATCCAGCAGCGGCTGCTTCCTGAGGCTCGCACGTGCGAGGCGGCCTCGTTCACCCTCGCCGGCTGGCTGGAGCCAGCCGCCGACATCGGGGGAGACACCTTCGACTACAGCCTGGCGCGGGACTGGCTGCACCTGTCGTTGACCGATGCCATGGGCCACGGTGTCGACGCTGCGCTGACGGCCAGCATGTGCCTCGGTGGACTGCGGGGTGCGCGCCGTCGGGGCATGTCGCTGATCGAGCAGGTGACGCTCACCAATGATGCGTTGGCGGACCACGCCGCCAGTCGTGCCGGCGAGGACTTCGTCGCCGGCCTGATCGGGCGCGTCGAGCTGCAGACCGGCCGCCTCGATCTCGTCAACGCCGGCCATGTGCCGCCGTACCTGCTGCGCGACGGGGCGCTGACCGTGCTGGAGTGCGACGCCGACCTGCCGCTCGGGATGTTCGCCGAGAGCGGCTACGCCAGCACACAGGTGACCCTGGAGCCCGGGGACCGGATCGTGTTCGTGACCGACGGGATGCTCGAACGCAACGCCGCAGACTTCGACCTCCCCGGCGCGATCTCGGAAACCGAGAACCTGCACCCGCGCGAGGTCGTCCGGGCGCTGTCCGACACCGCCCTCGCGGCCGCCGGGCACGCTCTGCAGGACGACGCCACCGTGCTCGTCCTGGACTGGCACGGCTGGCACGAGGGGTCCAGGACGGCCGCCTCGGGAGCCGACCCGTCTCGGGCGAGCGACCGGCTTCCGTAG
- a CDS encoding Fic family protein, which yields MPPVASNPWACSSEQVEWSAPSPDEARQMSRRERLRSRGPYTASVPPRIAELALVVSPEAAAEAAEAANALTRFDASMASALGGEEVSPLAAVLLRTESASSSQIEQITAGARALAMASIGESDRPNADLVAANAAAMEKAVALSDQISAETIIDVQSALLHDSDPAHAGAFRSEPVWIGAKGSSPHTASFVAPRADRVPSLIDDLVAFTRRVDIEPFLQVAVAHAQFETIHPFTDGNGRTGRALVQAMLRSYGITQRITVPVSAGLLSEVEGYYDALTAYRSGELDPTVSAFSRAAFAAIGNGEVLVRELVAIREDWAGRVKARSDASVWRALPLVMSQPAVTVNRLAEWLGISKPAAQTAIDQMVAAEVLAPANNFRRNRVWVAGEVVEVLDAFAERAGRRRFAAG from the coding sequence ATGCCCCCCGTTGCGTCGAACCCTTGGGCCTGCTCTTCTGAGCAGGTGGAGTGGTCCGCGCCATCACCGGACGAGGCCAGGCAGATGTCGCGCAGAGAGCGGCTGCGCAGTCGCGGGCCATACACCGCTTCCGTACCGCCGAGGATCGCCGAGCTGGCCCTGGTCGTCTCTCCCGAAGCGGCGGCCGAAGCTGCTGAGGCGGCAAACGCGCTGACCCGTTTCGACGCCTCCATGGCGAGCGCGCTGGGTGGGGAAGAGGTCAGTCCGTTGGCCGCGGTGTTGCTGCGCACGGAGTCGGCGTCGAGCTCGCAGATCGAGCAGATCACCGCCGGGGCCAGGGCCCTGGCAATGGCCAGCATCGGTGAGTCCGACCGCCCGAATGCTGATCTGGTCGCCGCGAACGCCGCCGCGATGGAGAAGGCTGTCGCGCTGTCCGACCAGATCAGCGCGGAGACCATCATCGACGTCCAGTCGGCACTGCTGCACGACAGCGACCCTGCTCACGCTGGTGCGTTTCGCTCCGAGCCGGTCTGGATCGGCGCGAAGGGATCTTCGCCGCACACCGCGTCGTTCGTTGCGCCGCGGGCCGATCGCGTCCCGAGCCTGATCGACGATCTGGTGGCGTTCACCCGCCGTGTCGACATCGAGCCGTTCCTGCAGGTGGCCGTCGCCCACGCGCAGTTCGAGACCATCCACCCGTTCACCGACGGAAACGGACGTACCGGCCGTGCCTTGGTGCAGGCGATGCTGCGCTCGTACGGAATCACCCAACGGATCACCGTGCCGGTCTCCGCTGGCCTGCTGAGCGAGGTGGAGGGCTACTACGACGCCCTGACCGCCTACCGGTCGGGCGAGCTGGATCCGACCGTCAGCGCCTTCTCGCGGGCTGCCTTCGCAGCGATCGGCAACGGGGAGGTTCTGGTCCGAGAACTGGTGGCGATCCGTGAGGACTGGGCAGGACGGGTGAAGGCGCGCTCGGATGCGTCTGTGTGGCGGGCGCTGCCACTGGTGATGAGCCAGCCCGCCGTCACGGTGAACCGGCTGGCCGAGTGGTTGGGTATCTCCAAGCCCGCCGCGCAGACCGCCATCGACCAGATGGTCGCCGCCGAGGTGCTGGCCCCCGCCAACAACTTCCGCCGTAACCGCGTGTGGGTGGCCGGCGAGGTCGTCGAGGTGTTGGACGCCTTTGCTGAACGGGCCGGGCGGCGTCGCTTCGCTGCTGGCTGA
- a CDS encoding helix-turn-helix transcriptional regulator has protein sequence MIDRAGLADFLRRRRDALRPEDVGLPPGFRRRAPGLRREEVAQLAGMSTDYYARLEQQRGAHPSAQIVASLARALRLELDERDHLYHLADLTPPARRAGRHIGPGLLALADRLTDVPLVIATDVDEVLWQNTLADAVLGHREPGTGRESNITWRWFAVPGSRDRFPGEHWSTHSAAHVADLRATHARRAGDPDVVELVNDLLERSAEFRRLWERHEVAVRRHALKSIVHPEVGLLELTCEILFTPEEDLRIRAFLPVEGTDAREKLELLRVIGTQSFEQSGT, from the coding sequence ATGATCGACCGTGCCGGCCTGGCCGACTTCCTCCGCCGGCGCCGCGACGCCCTGCGCCCCGAGGACGTCGGGCTGCCGCCGGGCTTCCGGCGCCGCGCGCCGGGACTGCGCCGCGAGGAGGTCGCGCAGCTGGCCGGGATGTCGACTGACTACTACGCCCGGCTGGAGCAGCAGCGTGGCGCGCACCCGTCGGCGCAGATCGTGGCGTCGCTGGCCCGAGCGCTGCGCCTGGAGCTCGACGAGCGCGACCACCTCTACCACCTCGCCGACCTCACGCCCCCGGCGCGGCGGGCGGGGCGGCACATCGGTCCCGGCCTGCTCGCCCTCGCCGACAGGCTCACCGACGTGCCGCTCGTCATCGCCACCGACGTCGACGAGGTGCTCTGGCAGAACACCCTCGCCGACGCGGTGCTCGGTCACCGAGAGCCCGGGACGGGTCGCGAAAGCAACATCACCTGGCGCTGGTTCGCGGTCCCCGGGAGCCGGGACCGCTTCCCCGGGGAGCACTGGTCGACCCATTCCGCCGCCCACGTCGCCGACCTCCGGGCGACCCACGCCAGGAGAGCCGGCGACCCCGACGTCGTCGAGCTAGTCAACGACCTGCTCGAGCGGAGCGCGGAGTTCCGCAGGCTCTGGGAGCGGCACGAAGTTGCTGTACGTCGACACGCGCTCAAGTCGATCGTGCACCCGGAGGTCGGGCTTCTCGAGCTGACCTGCGAGATCCTCTTCACGCCCGAGGAGGACCTGCGGATTCGTGCGTTCCTGCCGGTCGAGGGCACCGATGCCCGGGAGAAGCTCGAGCTTCTCCGAGTGATCGGCACGCAGAGTTTCGAGCAGAGCGGCACCTGA
- a CDS encoding DUF222 domain-containing protein, which produces MQADPVWDEMSEDEVLDFAGACAETAQRAEVDLLHAAYQWAVMHCAQRLDPLEAAKPGRENARRLGGAGVSEVSEFAAAELGARIGRSPYAAARLIADAQDLHHRHPRLWERVQAGEVRASYARHVVTRTRDLSVEQAAYVDAAVVESADGRITWSRFEALVEGKVAQAAPEVAREKEERAAKARFAKKLRGEAHGMASFMIRADLATIEAIDAAVSAKATRIAQAQPDAPHRQTDDERRVYAVLLLATGAEPAADPADLVPDVHLVVHVYHGPDREGIARIEGHGPVTEEWVREVLGPRARFRIRPVLDLAGQAPVDGYEIPERHRQAVHLMTPADTFPFASCTSTSMQVDHTIAHDDGGATGVGNYGPMTTFHHRIKTHGRWQVQQPFPGIYVWRDPHGALFLVDHTGTRRIPTRFTEPVAVELWHSPIKIEYAA; this is translated from the coding sequence ATGCAGGCGGACCCGGTGTGGGATGAGATGTCGGAGGACGAGGTCCTCGACTTCGCCGGCGCCTGCGCCGAGACCGCACAGCGGGCCGAGGTCGACCTGCTGCACGCGGCTTACCAGTGGGCGGTGATGCACTGCGCGCAGCGGTTGGACCCCCTCGAGGCCGCCAAGCCCGGCCGGGAGAACGCGCGGCGGCTGGGCGGTGCCGGCGTGTCTGAGGTGAGCGAGTTCGCTGCCGCGGAGCTCGGCGCGCGGATCGGGCGCTCTCCTTACGCCGCCGCGCGGCTGATCGCCGACGCCCAGGACCTGCACCACCGTCACCCGCGGCTATGGGAGAGGGTGCAGGCCGGCGAGGTACGCGCGTCGTACGCCCGTCACGTCGTGACCCGGACCCGCGACCTCAGCGTCGAGCAGGCGGCCTACGTCGACGCGGCGGTGGTCGAGTCCGCCGACGGGCGGATCACCTGGTCCCGGTTCGAGGCGCTGGTCGAGGGCAAGGTCGCCCAAGCGGCGCCCGAGGTCGCGCGGGAGAAGGAGGAGCGGGCCGCGAAGGCGCGGTTCGCCAAGAAGCTGCGCGGTGAGGCGCACGGGATGGCCTCGTTCATGATCCGCGCCGACCTCGCCACGATCGAGGCGATCGACGCGGCCGTGAGTGCCAAGGCCACCCGCATCGCGCAGGCCCAGCCCGACGCGCCGCACCGGCAGACCGACGACGAGCGACGGGTGTACGCCGTGCTGCTGCTGGCCACCGGCGCAGAGCCCGCCGCCGACCCGGCCGACCTGGTCCCCGACGTCCACCTCGTCGTGCACGTCTACCACGGCCCGGACCGCGAGGGCATCGCCCGGATCGAGGGCCACGGTCCGGTCACGGAGGAGTGGGTGCGCGAGGTGCTCGGGCCGCGGGCCCGCTTCCGGATCAGACCCGTGCTCGACCTCGCCGGTCAGGCGCCCGTGGACGGCTATGAGATCCCGGAGCGACATCGCCAGGCCGTGCATCTGATGACGCCGGCCGACACCTTCCCCTTCGCCTCCTGCACGAGCACCTCGATGCAGGTCGATCACACCATCGCCCACGATGACGGCGGTGCGACAGGCGTGGGCAACTACGGGCCGATGACCACCTTCCACCATCGGATCAAGACCCACGGCCGGTGGCAGGTCCAGCAACCCTTCCCGGGCATCTACGTGTGGCGCGACCCCCACGGCGCCCTCTTCCTCGTCGACCACACCGGCACCCGCCGGATCCCGACCCGATTCACCGAGCCGGTGGCCGTCGAGCTCTGGCACTCCCCGATCAAGATCGAGTACGCCGCTTGA
- a CDS encoding tyrosine-type recombinase/integrase: MRWRRQQLDALDRGRWVDPEAGKVSFLAYFEAWGRDQLWTDGTRKAMSLAAQSTTFAELDLRLIRPSHVEAWVKSMTVPTATRARPLAPGTVKTRFVNVRTVFRAAVRDGMIAVDPTGQVRLPRLRKREAAMTIPTPEVVRAILEASAPRFRAFVGLCAFAGLRLGEATALQVGDVDFLRRQVHVRRQVQRLDGAVEIRLPKYNSERTVHVPDALLEMLAEHVALGLAYDWLFAEVEDVPPHQNTIGYRWRTTLERAGVAGVRLHDLRHFYASGLIAAGCDVVAGQRALGHAKSTTTLTTYAHLWPSAEDRVGDAAASLFTEVVGSGEAQ, from the coding sequence GTGCGGTGGCGCCGCCAGCAGCTCGACGCCCTGGACCGGGGCCGCTGGGTCGACCCGGAGGCCGGCAAGGTCTCCTTCCTGGCCTACTTCGAGGCCTGGGGGCGCGACCAGCTGTGGACCGACGGGACCCGCAAGGCGATGTCGCTGGCCGCCCAATCCACGACCTTCGCGGAGCTGGACCTGCGCCTGATCCGGCCCAGCCACGTCGAGGCGTGGGTGAAGTCGATGACCGTGCCCACCGCCACCCGGGCGCGTCCGCTCGCTCCGGGCACGGTCAAGACCCGGTTCGTCAATGTCCGGACCGTGTTCCGCGCGGCGGTGCGCGACGGCATGATCGCCGTCGACCCGACCGGCCAGGTCCGTCTCCCCCGGCTGCGCAAGCGGGAGGCGGCAATGACGATCCCCACCCCCGAGGTCGTCCGGGCGATCCTCGAGGCCTCAGCGCCGCGCTTCCGCGCCTTCGTGGGGCTGTGTGCGTTCGCCGGCCTGCGGCTCGGTGAGGCGACCGCCCTGCAGGTCGGCGACGTCGACTTCCTGCGCCGCCAGGTGCACGTGCGACGGCAGGTCCAGCGCCTCGACGGCGCGGTCGAGATCCGGCTGCCGAAGTACAACTCCGAGCGCACCGTCCACGTCCCCGACGCGCTGCTGGAGATGCTCGCCGAGCACGTCGCGCTGGGGCTGGCCTACGACTGGCTGTTCGCCGAGGTCGAGGACGTCCCGCCGCACCAGAACACCATCGGCTACCGGTGGCGCACCACCCTGGAACGGGCCGGGGTCGCGGGTGTCCGCCTGCACGACCTGCGGCACTTCTACGCCTCCGGGCTGATCGCCGCGGGCTGCGACGTGGTGGCCGGACAGCGCGCTCTCGGGCACGCGAAGTCGACGACCACGCTGACCACCTACGCCCACTTGTGGCCCTCCGCGGAGGACCGGGTGGGCGACGCCGCGGCGTCCCTGTTCACCGAAGTCGTTGGTTCTGGTGAGGCACAGTGA
- the ychF gene encoding redox-regulated ATPase YchF, whose translation MALTIGIVGLPNAGKSTLFNALTKNDVLAANYPFATIEPNVGVVGVPDTRLAKLAEIFGSEKILPATVEFVDIAGIVRGASQGEGLGNKFLAHIRESSAICQVTRVFRDDDVTHVDGEVNPGNDISTIQTELILADLETVEKSITRLEKESRKVKDLVANLEAAKEAKEALEAGTPIIATSIDRELLRELSLLTAKPFIYVFNCDADELGDEDLKAKMRELVAPAEAIFLDAKFESELIELDDEEATEFLAEAGVTEPGLEVLARVGFDTLGLQTYLTAGPKETRAWTIKKGATAPEAAGVIHTDFQKGFIKAEIVSFDDLVAAGTMAKAKEAGKVRMEGKDYVMADGDVVEFRFNV comes from the coding sequence GTGGCTCTCACCATCGGAATCGTCGGTCTCCCCAACGCGGGCAAGTCCACCCTCTTCAACGCGCTCACCAAGAACGACGTCCTCGCGGCGAACTACCCGTTCGCGACGATCGAGCCCAACGTCGGTGTCGTGGGGGTGCCCGACACGCGGCTGGCCAAGCTCGCCGAGATCTTCGGCTCCGAGAAGATCCTCCCGGCGACGGTGGAGTTCGTCGACATCGCCGGCATCGTGCGCGGCGCCTCGCAGGGCGAGGGCCTGGGCAACAAGTTCCTCGCCCACATCCGCGAGTCCTCGGCGATCTGCCAGGTCACCCGCGTCTTCCGCGACGACGACGTCACCCACGTCGACGGCGAGGTCAACCCGGGCAACGACATCTCCACGATCCAGACCGAGCTGATCCTGGCCGACCTGGAGACGGTCGAGAAGTCGATCACCCGCCTGGAGAAGGAGTCGCGCAAGGTCAAGGACCTGGTCGCGAACCTCGAGGCCGCCAAGGAGGCCAAGGAGGCGCTCGAGGCCGGTACGCCGATCATCGCCACCTCGATCGACCGCGAGCTGCTGCGCGAGCTGTCCCTGCTGACGGCCAAGCCGTTCATCTACGTCTTCAACTGCGACGCCGACGAGCTCGGTGATGAGGACCTCAAGGCCAAGATGCGCGAGCTCGTCGCGCCCGCCGAGGCGATCTTCTTGGACGCGAAGTTCGAGTCCGAGCTGATCGAGCTCGACGACGAGGAGGCCACCGAGTTCCTCGCCGAGGCCGGCGTCACCGAGCCCGGCTTGGAGGTGCTGGCCCGCGTCGGCTTCGACACCCTCGGCCTGCAGACCTACCTGACCGCCGGGCCCAAGGAGACGCGCGCCTGGACGATCAAGAAGGGCGCCACCGCGCCCGAGGCGGCCGGTGTCATCCACACCGACTTCCAGAAGGGCTTCATCAAGGCCGAGATCGTCTCCTTCGACGACCTCGTCGCCGCGGGCACCATGGCCAAGGCCAAGGAGGCCGGCAAGGTGCGCATGGAGGGCAAGGACTACGTCATGGCCGACGGCGACGTGGTGGAGTTCCGCTTCAACGTCTGA
- a CDS encoding CDP-alcohol phosphatidyltransferase family protein: protein MKTLAAWAVHAYTATGVVLALLMVHLSYEGEVTAVLWLFLVAMVIDGTDGFLARRFRVKEVVPQIDGALLDNIVDYLTYAFAPMALLWSTGRLPDGVGGAVVAVIPLVAASYQFCRSDAKTDDHFFLGFPSYWNIVAFYVLVLDLDVALTSLLLMVLAVLSFVPVKYVYPSRTATLWGLNMTLASAWLVVFALITWQMPDPPVSLVLVSLVYPAVYLAESLWLTARHARGSHEDDVVGLEDLRDSEGVAARP from the coding sequence GTGAAGACACTTGCTGCCTGGGCGGTCCACGCCTACACCGCGACCGGGGTCGTCCTGGCCCTGCTGATGGTGCACCTGTCCTACGAGGGCGAGGTCACCGCGGTGCTGTGGCTGTTCCTCGTCGCGATGGTCATCGACGGCACCGACGGTTTCCTCGCCCGCCGCTTCCGGGTCAAGGAGGTGGTGCCCCAGATCGACGGGGCGCTGCTGGACAACATCGTCGACTACCTCACCTACGCCTTCGCGCCGATGGCGCTGCTGTGGTCGACCGGGCGGCTCCCCGACGGGGTGGGCGGCGCCGTGGTGGCCGTCATCCCGCTCGTGGCGGCGAGCTATCAGTTCTGCCGCAGCGATGCCAAGACCGACGACCACTTCTTCCTCGGCTTCCCGTCGTACTGGAACATCGTGGCCTTCTACGTGCTGGTGCTCGACCTCGACGTCGCCCTGACCTCGCTGCTGCTGATGGTGCTGGCGGTCTTGAGCTTCGTGCCGGTGAAGTACGTCTACCCCTCGCGCACCGCGACGCTGTGGGGGCTGAACATGACGCTGGCGTCGGCGTGGCTCGTGGTGTTCGCGCTGATCACCTGGCAGATGCCCGACCCGCCGGTCTCGCTGGTGCTGGTGTCGCTGGTCTACCCGGCGGTCTACCTCGCGGAGAGCCTGTGGCTGACCGCGCGGCACGCCCGGGGCAGCCATGAGGACGACGTGGTGGGTCTCGAGGACCTGCGCGATTCGGAAGGCGTCGCCGCGCGCCCGTAG